CGCGGCCCGCCGCGTACGAGAGCCGGAGGGCGGGGAACGCCTCGACGTCCGGCGGTTCAAAAGAAAGGATACCCCATTTGTCAGGGGGCAGGGGCGGCAAGGGCGGCGCCCAGCGTTCCGGGCAGGACAGCGCGTACTGGATCGGGAGGCGCATGTCGGGCGGCCCGGCGTGGGCGAGGAAGGATCCGTCGCGCAGTTCCAGGACGGCGTGCACGACGCTTTGCGGGTGCACCACGACGGCGATGTCGTCGTAGTCGAGGTCGAAGAGCCAGTGCGCCTCGATCACCTCAAGGCCCTTGTTGAACAGCGTCGCCGAGTCGACGGTGATCCGCGCGCCCATGCGCCACGTGGGGTGACGCAGCGCGTCTTCCGGGGTGGCCTTGCGCATCTCCTCGGGCTTCCAGCCGCGGAACGGCCCCCCGGAGGCCGTGATCCAGAGGCGGCGCAGCTCGCCCTCGCGGCCGGCGAGCAACTGGTGCGCGGCGCTGTGCTCGCTGTCCACCGGGAGGATCCGGGCGCCCGAACGGCGCGCTGCGCGGCGCACGAGCTCGCCACCGGCGACCAGCGACTCCTTGTTCGCCAGGGCGACGTCATGGCCCGCTTCCAGCGCGGCGAGCGTGGCGTCCAATCCCGCCGCGCCCCATGCCGCCGACATCGTCATGTCGGCCGTCGGCCACGCCGCGACCTGCCGCACGCCTTCGGAGCCGGCGAGCACGCGCGTCCCGGGCGCGGTGCGGGCGAGCCGCGCGCGCAGGCGCTCCGCGGCGGTCTCGTCGGCCAGCGCCGCCGCCTCCAACCGGAAGGACTCGGCCACCTCCGCCAGATACGCGTCGTCGGAGTGGGCGGCGGCGGCCACGACGCTCAGCCGGTCGGGCCAGCGGCGCACCACCTCGAGGGTCTGGCGGCCGATCGAACCGCTCACGCCAACGATCGCCAATCGCTTCAGGCTCGTCTCTCCCCTTCCGTGTTCGCCCGCGGCGGACGTCCCCGGGGCACACGGGCGCGAAGCCGTTCCACCGCCTGGGCGACCGGGCGCGCCCGCCTCAGCCGCCCCGGGGCCTGCCGGGCCAGGCGAGCACGCCCGCCTCGCTCATCGCCTGGACCAGGACGACGAGGAGCGGACCCGCCACGAGGCCGGCGGGCCCGAGCACCGCGGCGCCGACGTAGAGGGCGGCGAGGGCCACGGCCGGATGCAGGCCGAGGGACTCCTGCAGCACCATGCTCTGAAGCATCCAGCGCAGCGCCACGGCGGCACCGTGGATGGCCACCAGCGCGAGCGCCGCGCCCGGGTGGCCGCCCAGCGCTTCGACCGCGGCCCACGGCAAGAGGACGAGCCCCGGCCCGAGAACGGGCAGGAGGTCGAAGAAGCCGGCAGCGGCCGCGGCGAGGAGGGCGTACGGAGCGCCCACGAGCGCCAGC
The genomic region above belongs to Clostridia bacterium and contains:
- a CDS encoding AI-2E family transporter; translation: LFGLAFAFLGLSDPQGLTQLALAALPPAWRGVARALGQRVWASFARLFWASIALAAATFAFVWAALALVGAPYALLAAAAAGFFDLLPVLGPGLVLLPWAAVEALGGHPGAALALVAIHGAAVALRWMLQSMVLQESLGLHPAVALAALYVGAAVLGPAGLVAGPLLVVLVQAMSEAGVLAWPGRPRGG
- a CDS encoding 1-deoxy-D-xylulose-5-phosphate reductoisomerase, which produces MKRLAIVGVSGSIGRQTLEVVRRWPDRLSVVAAAAHSDDAYLAEVAESFRLEAAALADETAAERLRARLARTAPGTRVLAGSEGVRQVAAWPTADMTMSAAWGAAGLDATLAALEAGHDVALANKESLVAGGELVRRAARRSGARILPVDSEHSAAHQLLAGREGELRRLWITASGGPFRGWKPEEMRKATPEDALRHPTWRMGARITVDSATLFNKGLEVIEAHWLFDLDYDDIAVVVHPQSVVHAVLELRDGSFLAHAGPPDMRLPIQYALSCPERWAPPLPPLPPDKWGILSFEPPDVEAFPALRLSYAAGRAGGTAPAVLNAAKEEAVLAFLDRRLAFTDIAACVARVLDAHVPVPADSLEAVRAADAWAREAARAWIASRSRSSDGM